The Thermodesulfobacteriota bacterium genome includes the window TGCTACGTCGATTTCCAGCGGACGTGGTCCGCCGCCTTGCTTGTAAAGCGTCGAGCGTATAATCTTTTCGGATTACTCTCCCAGGGCTGAAGGTGCCGGCTGAATGAGTTTCACGATAGAAATAATCACGACGGGCGACGAGCTTATGACGGGCCTTACGGCGGACGGGAATTTCTTCAGGGCGGGGGATGTTCTCGCGTCGAGGGGGCTCGAAGTCGCGTATCACACCACCGTCGGTGATTACGCGGACCGCATCGTCGAGGCGTTCGGAATCGCACGCGCGAGGGCGGACGCGGTTATCGTTTCGGGCGGTCTCGGGCCTACGGCGGACGACCTTACGGCGGAGGCTGCGGGGCGCTTCCTCGGCACCGGGCTGGAGCTTAACCGCGAGGCGCTTGCGTCCATAGAAGCACGGTACAGGCAGCGCGGGCGTGTGATGACCGGGATCAACCGGAAGCAGGCCTGCCTGCCGAAAGGATGCACCGTTCTTATCAACGAATGGGGCACCGCGCCGGGATGGCGATCGGAATCGGAAGGGACGGTGTTCTATTTCCTCCCCGGAGTGCCGAAGGAGTTTAGGGCAATGATGGACGCGTACGTGCTGCCGGAGCTCGAAAAGGCGGCTGCGGGAAGGCCGGTTGCGAGGACGCGGCTCGTAAAGACGTTCGGGCTCCCGGAGTCGGGCGTCGCCGAAAGGCTCGCCGGCCTGGAGAGGGAAGGGGTGAGGCTGGGATACAGGGCGCACTTCCCGGAGGTGCATCTCAGGGTGACGGCCTACGCCGGGACCGAAGACGGCGCGGCGGCTCTATTGGACGATTATACCGACGAGGTGACGGCGCGGCTCGCAGGGTACGTGTTCTCCACGAACGGGGAGACCATGGAGGAGGTCCTTGGCGGGCTGCTCCGGGAGAGGGGCCTTACCCTCGCGACGGCTGAATCCTGCACCGGGGGGCTGATATCGCATAGAATCACGAACGTCCCGGGAAGCTCGGCTTATTTCCTCGAAGGGGTCGTATCTTACAGTAACGAGGCCAAGGAGAAGATTCTGGGCGTTCCGCACGAGGTTCTCCTTGAGCACGGTGCGGTGAGCGGCCCCGTCGTCGAGGCGATGGCAAGGGGCGTAAGAAAACTGGCGAATGCCGACGTAGGAGTCGCCATCTCGGGCATAGCGGGGCCCGGCGGGGGGACGTTGGAAAAACCGGTCGGAACCGTGTACATCGGAACGGATTCGGCCTCGCACGGGGCGAGGTCGGAGCGGTTTTTATTTTTCGGGACGCGCGAGGAAATAAAGCTCGCGACGTCGTCCCGGGCGATAATGACTGTTATGCAGATTTTACTAAATAACGTATAATTCGGGAGTTATTATGGCAAAACAACCACTCGCTGAAGACAGCAACGCAGAAAGGGAAAAAACGATAGAGCTCGCGATATCGTCGATAGAGAAGCAGTTCGGAAAGGGATCGATCATGAGGCTGGGGTCGGGGGCGCCGATTCCGCAGCTCTCGGTCGTATCCTCGGGCTCGCTCGGGCTCGACATAGCGCTAGGCGTCGGGGGATTCCCCAGGGGAAGGATAATCGAGATATACGGACCGGAAGCTTCGGGCAAGACGACTCTCGCGCTTCACGTGATAGCCGAGGCGCACAGGAAGGGCGGGATAGCGGCCTTCGTCGACGCCGAGCACGCTCTCGACCCTAATTACGCAAATAACCTCGGCGTAAGGGTGGACGAGCTTCTTATATCGCAGCCCGACTTCGGCGAGCAGGCGCTCGAAATCGTCGATACGCTCGTAAGGAGCGGGGCGGTGGACGTCATCGTCCTCGACTCGGTGGCCGCGCTTACGCCGCGCGCCGAGATAGAGGGCGAGATGGGCGACGCGCACGTCGGGCTCCAGGCAAGGCTGATGTCACAGGCTCTAAGGAAGATAACGGCCACCGTGGGCCGCTCGAACACGCTCGTCATATTCGTGAACCAGACGCGTATGAAGATCGGCACTCTCCCATACCAGAACCCCGAAACGACGAGCGGCGGCACGGCGCTGAGGTTCTACTCGTCCGTCAGGATAGACGTGAGGCGTATAGGGTCCATCAAGGACGGCGACGACGTGAGGGGGAACAGGGTGCGCGCCAAGGTCGTGAAGAACAAGGTGTCACCGCCGTTCAGGGACGCCGAGTTCGACATCATGTTCGGAAGCGGCATATCGCAGACGGGCGAGATGATAGACATCGGGACCAAGCACAACATCGTGGAGAAGAGCGGCACGTGGTTCTCGTACGGCGGGGAGAGGCTCGGGCAGGGAAGGGAGAACGCGAGGGCGTTCCTCGCCGAGAATCCGGACCTTGCGGAGAAGCTCAAGGGAGAGATATTCGCGAAGACCGGCATGACGAAAAATATAAAGGCCGAAGAGGAGTAGCGGCCCGGAGCGGGACATGGGCATAAACATCGACGACATTCTGAAGGCGGCCGTCAGGGTGGGGGCATCGGACATACACATAGGCACCGGGCGGCACCCTATATTGAGGGTCGAGGGTAAGCTCATGCCGGTGAAGAACGCCCCCAGGCTCACGCCGGACGACGTGAAGTCGATGGCGTATTCGATGATGAACCCGTCCCAGAGGGAGAGATTCGAGCAGCTCTACGAGATGGACCTCGCCTACAGCATAAGCGGGCTTTCGAGGTTCAGGGTCAACATCTTCCAGCAGAGGGGCACGCTGTCCATAGCGATAAGGTCCATCCCCTTTAACATCCTTAACTTCCAGTCGCTCCACCTGCCTCCCGTAATGGAGAAGATAGCCGGAGAGGAGAGGGGGCTTATAATCGTCACGGGGACGACGGGAAGCGGCAAGTCCACCACGCTCGCCGCCCTGGTGGACTACATTAACAAGAACAAGGCGCGGCACATAATCACCGTGGAGGACCCTCTCGAATACATGCACGAGGACCAGATGAGCTACATCAACCAGAGGGAGGTGGGCATCGATACCATGGCGTTTGCAAACGCCATGAGGGCCGCCCTCAGGGAAGACCCGGACGTCATACTGGTCGGCGAGCTCAGGGATCTGGAAACGATGGAGATTTGCCTTTCGGCGGCCGAGACGGGGCACCTCGTCCTGACTACACTCCACACGCTCGACGCCATGGAATCGATAAACCGGATGCTGACCGTGTTCCCGCCCCACCAGCACAACCAGGTGAGGTATCAGCTCGCACAGGTGCTGAAGGCTATTATTTCCCAGAGGCTCGTGCCCACCGCCGACGGCAAGGCGCGCGTCCCTGCCGTCGAGGTGCTCATAGCCACCGAAAGGATAAAGGACCTCATTTCGGACCCGGCGAAGACCTGGGAAATAAGGCAGGCCATACAGGAGGGGAGCCTCCACTACGGCATGCAGACGTTCGACCAGTGCCTGTACAACCTTTACAAGGGCAACTTTATCACGTACGACGAGGCGATGAGACAGGCGACGAACAGGAACGACCTGGCAATGAGGATAGAGGGCATAACCTCGGGCTCGTCGTCGCTCGTCCGCGAGGAAACCTTCGGCACCCAAACCTCGCGCTGACAACCGGCCCCCGCCTCCCCCGCATCCCGGCGTTCCATCCGCCGTATCCCCGTCAATTCATACGTGGGCGACAGCATCAAAATTTGATATACTCTATATTAATGGCCTCCATGAAAGTACTCGCCATCGAAACGTCCACGTACTCCGGGAGTATAGCCGTCGCGGACGGCGACAGGATACTGGGCGAGTATTACATGGGCATGGGGCCGTCCCATTCCGAAAAGCTGATTCCGAAGGTGGACATGCTCCTTTCGGAGCTCGAAATCGACAAGCGGGAGCTTTCGGGGCTGGCCGTCACCGCCGGGCCGGGGTCGTTCACGTCGCTGCGTGTCGGCATATCGACCGTTAAGGGGCTTGCGTTCGCCCTCGATCTGCCCGTCGTTTCGGCTTCGTCGCTGGAGCTTCTGGCGATGAATGCGCCGTTTTCGAAATACCAGATATGCCCGATAATAGACGCCCGGAGGGGCGAGGTGTTCTCGGCCCTTTTCAGGCACCGGGACGGGAATCTCGCGAGGGCCGCCGAAGACGCCCCGCGCACGCTCCGGGAATTAGGGAGTATAATAAAGGAAAAAACGATATTTATAGGGGAAGGCGCTTTACTTTATAAAGATTTTCTGGAAGATAATCATGGTGAAAGCGAGCCCGGCGAGAGTGTGTTCTGCCCCTCGTATTTGAACTATCCGAGGGCTTCGTCGCTCGCTTGCCTGGGTGTCCGGAGATTGCGCGAAGGGCTTTCCGAGGATGCCGCGCTGCTATCGCCGGCGTACCTTAGAAAGCCAGACGCAGAATTATCAGCAAAGGGGAGAGACCATGACAGAATCTGAGATAATCGAGAAGCTTCTCGAGGGGGACGAGGAGTTCCAGAAGCTCTACGCCGAGCACAGGGAACTCGACGAGGTCGTAAGCAGCCTCGAGAGCAAGGAGTCCCTGAGCTTCGACGACGAGGTCGAGGTGAAGAGGCTCAAGAAGATAAAGCTTTCGCTCAAGGACAGGATGGAGGCCAGGATAGCGGAGTGGAAGCACAGGGTCGAAGCCTGAGGGCGGAAGACCCTGAAAGTAGTGCCTGAACATAGATTATCAAATCGCCCGGCGGACGTGTATACGTCGCCCGGGCTAACCTACGGGGGTGTATTAGAATGGCAAGAATGATTGGAGCCGAGATGTTTTTCGAGACTCTCATACACGAGGGCATAGACGTGGTGTTCGGAATTCCGGGCGGCTACGTGCTCAAGGTGTACGACGTAATGTCCAAGTATGAGGATCGGTTAAGGCACGTTCTTGCCAGGCACGAGCAGGGCGCAACCCACATGGCTGACGGCTACGCGAGGGCATCCGGCAAGCCTGGCGTGGTGCTCTGTACTTCCGGTCCGGCCGCGACGAATACCGTAACCGGCATAGCCACGGCGCAGATGGACTCTTCTCCCATAGTCGTTTTTACGGGACAGGTCCCTCTTCCGTACCTTGGTAGCGACGCATTCCAGGAGGCGGACCACATCGGTATAACCCGCCCCTGCACGAAGCATAATTACCTGGTGAGGAAAACGTCAGAGCTCCCGCGCGCGATGAAGGAGGCGTTTTACATCGCGGGGACGGGGAGGCCGAGCCCGGTCCTCGTAGACATGCCGAAGGACGTTCTCCTCGGCGAAGACGAGCTCGTCATACCGGATTCCGTGGGCCTTCGGGGCTATAAACCCCCAACCAAGGGGCACCACGGCCAGGTAAAGCGCGCGGTCGATATGCTCCTCGCGGCGAAGAAGCCGCTCATATTCGGCGGCGGAGGGCTCATATGGTCCGGCGCGACCGAGGAGTTAAAGGAGCTCGCTCACAGGCTCCAGATCCCCGTCACGCTTACGCTGATGGGGCTCGGCGCGTATCCGGCGGACGACCCGCTCTACATAAGCATGCTCGGCATGCACGGCTCGTACGCGGCCAACATGGCCGTCCACGAGTGCGACCTCGTAATATCCATAGGCGCCCGGTTCGACGACAGGGCGACCGGCGGAAACTTCGCGAAGTTCGCGCCCAATGCAAAGATCATTCACATAGACATCGATCCGTCGACGATAGACAAGAACATAGTCGTTCACTGTCCGATAGTCGGCGACGCGAAGCTCGTTCTCCAGCAGATGCTCGAGCTCCTTCCCGCCAAGGTGAAGAACGACAGGAAGGAGTGGTCGGGCCAGATCAAGAGCTGGCAGAAAAAGTATCCATATTCCTATAACCAGGGCGACGAGAAGATCCTCACGTCCTACACGATCGACACTCTGAGCAAGATCACCGACGGCGAGGCCGTCATCGTATCCGACGTCGGCCAGCACCAGATGTGGGTCGCCCAGTGGTACAAGTTCAAGCACCCGAGGACTCACATCACGTCGGGCGGGCTCGGCACGATGGGCTTCGGCTTCCCGGCCGCCATGGGCGCCAAGTTCGCCCGTCCGGACAAGCAGGTCGTCAGCGTGTGCGGGGACGGCAGCTTCCAGATGAACCTCCAGGAGCTCGCGACGGCCGTCGAGAACCGTATGGACCTCAAGATCATTCTTCTCAACAACGGCCACCACGGCATGGTCAGGCAGTGGCAGACGATGTTCTTCGAGGGCAACTATTCGGCCTCGAAGTTCGGCGTGCTGCCGGATTTCGTGAAGCTGGCCGAATCCTTCGGCGCGGTGGGCATGAGGGCGTCGAGGCCCGACGACCTCGAACCCACGCTCAGGGAAGGGCTGTCGACTCCGGGCGTCGTGCTGATGGAAGTCATGGTCGATTACGAGGAGCTCGTGTATCCGATGATCGCCCCGGGCGGCGCGATGAACGAGAT containing:
- a CDS encoding competence/damage-inducible protein A, encoding MSFTIEIITTGDELMTGLTADGNFFRAGDVLASRGLEVAYHTTVGDYADRIVEAFGIARARADAVIVSGGLGPTADDLTAEAAGRFLGTGLELNREALASIEARYRQRGRVMTGINRKQACLPKGCTVLINEWGTAPGWRSESEGTVFYFLPGVPKEFRAMMDAYVLPELEKAAAGRPVARTRLVKTFGLPESGVAERLAGLEREGVRLGYRAHFPEVHLRVTAYAGTEDGAAALLDDYTDEVTARLAGYVFSTNGETMEEVLGGLLRERGLTLATAESCTGGLISHRITNVPGSSAYFLEGVVSYSNEAKEKILGVPHEVLLEHGAVSGPVVEAMARGVRKLANADVGVAISGIAGPGGGTLEKPVGTVYIGTDSASHGARSERFLFFGTREEIKLATSSRAIMTVMQILLNNV
- the recA gene encoding recombinase RecA: MAKQPLAEDSNAEREKTIELAISSIEKQFGKGSIMRLGSGAPIPQLSVVSSGSLGLDIALGVGGFPRGRIIEIYGPEASGKTTLALHVIAEAHRKGGIAAFVDAEHALDPNYANNLGVRVDELLISQPDFGEQALEIVDTLVRSGAVDVIVLDSVAALTPRAEIEGEMGDAHVGLQARLMSQALRKITATVGRSNTLVIFVNQTRMKIGTLPYQNPETTSGGTALRFYSSVRIDVRRIGSIKDGDDVRGNRVRAKVVKNKVSPPFRDAEFDIMFGSGISQTGEMIDIGTKHNIVEKSGTWFSYGGERLGQGRENARAFLAENPDLAEKLKGEIFAKTGMTKNIKAEEE
- a CDS encoding type IV pilus twitching motility protein PilT; the encoded protein is MGINIDDILKAAVRVGASDIHIGTGRHPILRVEGKLMPVKNAPRLTPDDVKSMAYSMMNPSQRERFEQLYEMDLAYSISGLSRFRVNIFQQRGTLSIAIRSIPFNILNFQSLHLPPVMEKIAGEERGLIIVTGTTGSGKSTTLAALVDYINKNKARHIITVEDPLEYMHEDQMSYINQREVGIDTMAFANAMRAALREDPDVILVGELRDLETMEICLSAAETGHLVLTTLHTLDAMESINRMLTVFPPHQHNQVRYQLAQVLKAIISQRLVPTADGKARVPAVEVLIATERIKDLISDPAKTWEIRQAIQEGSLHYGMQTFDQCLYNLYKGNFITYDEAMRQATNRNDLAMRIEGITSGSSSLVREETFGTQTSR
- the tsaB gene encoding tRNA (adenosine(37)-N6)-threonylcarbamoyltransferase complex dimerization subunit type 1 TsaB, encoding MASMKVLAIETSTYSGSIAVADGDRILGEYYMGMGPSHSEKLIPKVDMLLSELEIDKRELSGLAVTAGPGSFTSLRVGISTVKGLAFALDLPVVSASSLELLAMNAPFSKYQICPIIDARRGEVFSALFRHRDGNLARAAEDAPRTLRELGSIIKEKTIFIGEGALLYKDFLEDNHGESEPGESVFCPSYLNYPRASSLACLGVRRLREGLSEDAALLSPAYLRKPDAELSAKGRDHDRI
- a CDS encoding YdcH family protein, which codes for MTESEIIEKLLEGDEEFQKLYAEHRELDEVVSSLESKESLSFDDEVEVKRLKKIKLSLKDRMEARIAEWKHRVEA
- the ilvB gene encoding biosynthetic-type acetolactate synthase large subunit, which encodes MARMIGAEMFFETLIHEGIDVVFGIPGGYVLKVYDVMSKYEDRLRHVLARHEQGATHMADGYARASGKPGVVLCTSGPAATNTVTGIATAQMDSSPIVVFTGQVPLPYLGSDAFQEADHIGITRPCTKHNYLVRKTSELPRAMKEAFYIAGTGRPSPVLVDMPKDVLLGEDELVIPDSVGLRGYKPPTKGHHGQVKRAVDMLLAAKKPLIFGGGGLIWSGATEELKELAHRLQIPVTLTLMGLGAYPADDPLYISMLGMHGSYAANMAVHECDLVISIGARFDDRATGGNFAKFAPNAKIIHIDIDPSTIDKNIVVHCPIVGDAKLVLQQMLELLPAKVKNDRKEWSGQIKSWQKKYPYSYNQGDEKILTSYTIDTLSKITDGEAVIVSDVGQHQMWVAQWYKFKHPRTHITSGGLGTMGFGFPAAMGAKFARPDKQVVSVCGDGSFQMNLQELATAVENRMDLKIILLNNGHHGMVRQWQTMFFEGNYSASKFGVLPDFVKLAESFGAVGMRASRPDDLEPTLREGLSTPGVVLMEVMVDYEELVYPMIAPGGAMNEMLLGPGAQLSNLADVADMA